The following proteins are co-located in the Macrobrachium rosenbergii isolate ZJJX-2024 chromosome 26, ASM4041242v1, whole genome shotgun sequence genome:
- the LOC136853000 gene encoding uncharacterized protein encodes MAENPETDGGPPSPEIIGQFTNNQDTEIEQLILGILDGSEISDDPLDLSYLSSGDPELDSLVTLLQHAANGTGPMQHDTPSHHTDPTQVRRTEPGEPQSNATSAQQVPGNGNSEVQSTTDENSGEEERDASGDQSSGTASSTPSLKRKREDDDPDHQVEGTSATAGTTGETSFANLLSPHYTVFGDDANNNQDESQGLNQGHCLDQDANTRGPKRPRRDGSPKPTFHSDKPN; translated from the coding sequence gGACGGTGGCCCACCAAGCCCCGAAATCATTGGTCAATTTACCAATAACCAAGACACAGAAATCGAGCAATTAATTTTGGGCATTCTGGACGGTTCTGAGATCTCAGACGATCCACTCGATCTGAGCTACTTATCGTCTGGGGATCCGGAACTTGATAGTCTTGTGACCCTTCTTCAACATGCTGCCAACGGTACAGGACCAATGCAACACGACACTCCATCACACCACACTGATCCAACACAAGTGAGACGCACAGAACCAGGAGAACCTCAGTCCAATGCTACGTCTGCACAGCAAGTGCCTGGCAATGGCAATTCTGAAGTCCAGTCAACAACAGACGAGAACAGTggtgaggaggagagagatgcaAGTGGAGACCAATCATCTGGAACAGCATCTTCAACCCCGTCCCTAAAGCGAAAGAGAGAAGATGATGATCCCGACCATCAGGTGGAAGGTACGTCTGCTACAGCAGGCACCACAGGTGAGACATCATTTGCCAATTTGCTCTCCCCACATTACACTGTTTTTGGTGACGATGCAAACAACAATCAAGACGAAAGTCAAGGATTGAATCAAGGACACTGCCTTGATCAAGACGCGAACACTCGAGGACCCAAGAGACCCCGCAGAGACGGATCCCCCAAACCAACTTTCCATTCAGATAAACCAAATTAG